The following proteins are encoded in a genomic region of Sesamum indicum cultivar Zhongzhi No. 13 linkage group LG8, S_indicum_v1.0, whole genome shotgun sequence:
- the LOC105168163 gene encoding tetratricopeptide repeat protein 38 isoform X1 — MEGGRKLDRWGYEVRTSSDACISAINSYYHQVLSYGRNRSVILEAPESDPECVLGNILAAHFLCSADSSRAVPLINAAKSRLEHASTYEKAVFEAVMYLVSPDRDDDLAVELHSKLLQDFPRDLVSLKRAQVLCFYMGRADLSLKLVEQVLPINDHEDYIYGMLAFPLLELGRMEDAERAGKKGYEINKEDPWSQHALCHVYQYECRFKEAVDFMNDCARSWSPLSSFMYTHNWWHVALCYLEGHAPMEKVRDIYDECIWKELERSDAVPVEVYLNAIGLLLRVYIRGGHDVFGDRLKNLANCLADEAFWFLEWHLDILILWALSYTGEFNKAEDLLGGLKSRISRMTKKKQQLMQRGLSLAEAVYKYGKGDNKDALELLGHDFDAINYKIIGASDEQLDVFIEVHISLLLDTGETLMAIQAIEKQLKKRDGAPFLWRLLEKAYSILGKEEAASCGEKARTLEATYFT, encoded by the exons ATGGAAGGAGGGAGGAAACTGGACAGATGGGGTTATGAAGTCAGGACTTCTTCAGATGCTTGCATATCTGCCATCAATTCTTACTATCACCAG GTGCTTAGCTACGGAAGGAACAGGTCGGTGATACTGGAAGCTCCAGAAAGTGATCCAGAGTGTGTTCTGGGCAACATTTTGGCTGCCCATTTTCTCTGCTCTGCTGATTCTTCACGTGCTGTTCCGCTCATTAATGCTGCCAAGTCCCGTCTc GAACATGCTAGCACATATGAGAAGGCAGTGTTTGAAGCTGTGATGTATTTGGTTTCTCCGGATAGAGATGACGATCTGGCTGTGGAGCTGCATTCAAAG CTTTTACAAGATTTCCCTAGAGATCTTGTATCACTAAAGAGAGCTCAAGTTCTATGCTTTTACATGGGCCGTGCAGATTTATCTTTGAAACTCGTGGAACAG GTCCTGCCAATAAATGACCATGAGGATTATATATACGGCATGCTTGCATTTCCTTTACTAGAGCTCGGTCGGATGGAAGATGCTGAGAGAGCTGGAAAAAAGGGATATGAGATCAACAAGGAGGACCCTTGGTCACAACATGCA CTTTGCCATGTTTACCAGTATGAGTGTCGTTTCAAGGAAGCAGTGGATTTCATGAATGATTGTGCACGATCATGGAGTCCTTTGTCATCTTTCAT GTATACACACAACTGGTGGCATGTTGCTCTATGTTACTTGGAAGGCCATGCTCCTATGGAAAAAGTACGGGATATTTATGATGAATGCATCTGGAAAGAACTGGAAAGAAGTGATGCTGTGCCAGTGGAG GTATACTTAAATGCCATTGGTTTGTTATTGCGTGTGTATATACGAGGTGGACATGATGTTTTTGGGGACCGTCTAAAGAATTTAGCCAATTGTCTGGCAGATGAA GCCTTTTGGTTTCTGGAGTGGCACCTTGATATCTTGATATTATGGGCCTTATCATATACAGGAGAATTCAATAAAGCAGAAGATCTACTTGGGGGCTTGAAATCCAG GATTTCCAGAATGACCAAGAAGAAACAACAATTAATGCAGAGAGGACTATCa CTTGCAGAAGCTGTCTATAAGTATGGGAAGGGTGACAATAAGGATGCATTGGAGCTTCTTGGACACGACTTTGATGCCATTAACTACAAG ATAATCGGTGCGTCTGACGAACAACTTGATGTATTCATTGAAGTCCACATAAGTTTACTTCTGGACACTGGAGAAACACTTATGG CTATACAAGCTATTGAAAAACAGTTGAAAAAACGGGACGGTGCACCGTTCTTATGGCGTCTCCTG GAGAAAGCATATTCAATTTTAGGAAAGGAAGAAGCTGCAAGCTGCGGTGAGAAAGCCAGGACGTTGGAAGCTACATACTTCACTTAG
- the LOC105168163 gene encoding tetratricopeptide repeat protein 38 isoform X2: MYLVSPDRDDDLAVELHSKLLQDFPRDLVSLKRAQVLCFYMGRADLSLKLVEQVLPINDHEDYIYGMLAFPLLELGRMEDAERAGKKGYEINKEDPWSQHALCHVYQYECRFKEAVDFMNDCARSWSPLSSFMYTHNWWHVALCYLEGHAPMEKVRDIYDECIWKELERSDAVPVEVYLNAIGLLLRVYIRGGHDVFGDRLKNLANCLADEAFWFLEWHLDILILWALSYTGEFNKAEDLLGGLKSRISRMTKKKQQLMQRGLSLAEAVYKYGKGDNKDALELLGHDFDAINYKIIGASDEQLDVFIEVHISLLLDTGETLMAIQAIEKQLKKRDGAPFLWRLLEKAYSILGKEEAASCGEKARTLEATYFT, encoded by the exons ATGTATTTGGTTTCTCCGGATAGAGATGACGATCTGGCTGTGGAGCTGCATTCAAAG CTTTTACAAGATTTCCCTAGAGATCTTGTATCACTAAAGAGAGCTCAAGTTCTATGCTTTTACATGGGCCGTGCAGATTTATCTTTGAAACTCGTGGAACAG GTCCTGCCAATAAATGACCATGAGGATTATATATACGGCATGCTTGCATTTCCTTTACTAGAGCTCGGTCGGATGGAAGATGCTGAGAGAGCTGGAAAAAAGGGATATGAGATCAACAAGGAGGACCCTTGGTCACAACATGCA CTTTGCCATGTTTACCAGTATGAGTGTCGTTTCAAGGAAGCAGTGGATTTCATGAATGATTGTGCACGATCATGGAGTCCTTTGTCATCTTTCAT GTATACACACAACTGGTGGCATGTTGCTCTATGTTACTTGGAAGGCCATGCTCCTATGGAAAAAGTACGGGATATTTATGATGAATGCATCTGGAAAGAACTGGAAAGAAGTGATGCTGTGCCAGTGGAG GTATACTTAAATGCCATTGGTTTGTTATTGCGTGTGTATATACGAGGTGGACATGATGTTTTTGGGGACCGTCTAAAGAATTTAGCCAATTGTCTGGCAGATGAA GCCTTTTGGTTTCTGGAGTGGCACCTTGATATCTTGATATTATGGGCCTTATCATATACAGGAGAATTCAATAAAGCAGAAGATCTACTTGGGGGCTTGAAATCCAG GATTTCCAGAATGACCAAGAAGAAACAACAATTAATGCAGAGAGGACTATCa CTTGCAGAAGCTGTCTATAAGTATGGGAAGGGTGACAATAAGGATGCATTGGAGCTTCTTGGACACGACTTTGATGCCATTAACTACAAG ATAATCGGTGCGTCTGACGAACAACTTGATGTATTCATTGAAGTCCACATAAGTTTACTTCTGGACACTGGAGAAACACTTATGG CTATACAAGCTATTGAAAAACAGTTGAAAAAACGGGACGGTGCACCGTTCTTATGGCGTCTCCTG GAGAAAGCATATTCAATTTTAGGAAAGGAAGAAGCTGCAAGCTGCGGTGAGAAAGCCAGGACGTTGGAAGCTACATACTTCACTTAG
- the LOC110012425 gene encoding glutathione S-transferase U17-like — MATSASVQLLGAWSSPYSNRVELALKLKSVEYEFVEEAFYAKKSERLLKANPVYQKVPVLIHDEKTVCESLVIVEYIDEAWTGKGPSILPSDPYERAIARFWAGYIDQKWFPTMKQLETASGDEEKRNKGKAFFGGDDVGYLDIALGCYLGWVKVGEIIGGGKLLDESRFPGLAGWAERFLSHDVAKDIVPEPLKILDFFGKVQAARAAAATTAAE, encoded by the exons ATGGCAACAAGTGCTAGTGTTCAGCTGCTGGGGGCATGGTCAAGCCCATACTCAAACAGGGTTGAACTGGCTCTTAAGCTGAAGTCTGTCGAGTATGAATTTGTGGAAGAAGCTTTCTACGCCAAAAAAAGTGAACGTCTTCTTAAAGCCAATCCGGTGTACCAAAAGGTCCCGGTTTTGATCCACGATGAGAAGACGGTCTGTGAGTCTTTGGTCATCGTTGAGTACATTGACGAGGCCTGGACTGGTAAGGGTCCGTCCATTCTCCCATCTGATCCTTACGAACGTGCCATAGCACGTTTTTGGGCTGGATACATCGATCAAAAG TGGTTTCCAACGATGAAGCAGCTGGAAACGGCATCAGGGGACGAGGAGAAGAGAAA CAAAGGGAAAGCGTTTTTCGGGGGAGACGACGTGGGATACCTTGATATTGCACTAGGATGCTACTTGGGGTGGGTAAAGGTAGGAGAGATAATAGGTGGTGGGAAGCTGCTTGATGAAAGCAGGTTTCCGGGATTGGCAGGATGGGCTGAGAGGTTTCTTTCGCATGACGTCGCTAAGGACATCGTCCCCGAGCCTCTGAAAATTCTAGACTTCTTTGGGAAGGTTCAAGCTGCAAGAGCTGCTGCTGCTACAACAGCTGCTGAGTGA